In one window of Agromyces badenianii DNA:
- the ptsP gene encoding phosphoenolpyruvate--protein phosphotransferase, with amino-acid sequence MEITGTGIGQGVAIGPVVRMAEHLPEPVDRPSHLDPEREGERARASLSVVAAELAGRGAKAGGAAKDVLEAQAMMAEDPSLIDVITTRLAAGKTAERAVFEAFASYRDLLAGMGGYMAERAADLDDISQRVIAHLLKLPAPGVPDPGHPFILVARDLAPADTALLDLDQVQGLVTIDGGPTSHTAILAREKSIVAVVGAADAASLADGDTVIVDAARSLVVAVPTADEIAAAKARIAERAAQAAAPLAPGALADGTPVPLLANLGSADGAAEALRLGAEGVGLFRTEFLFLDADTAPSVREQQAQYTRLLTAFAGKKVVVRVLDAGADKPLAFLNDAPEENPALGLRGIRALRHSEVILREQLTALAAAGAATDAELWVMAPMVATVEETRYFTALAKELGIAVAGVMVETPSAALIADRVLAETDFASIGTNDLTQYTMAADRLLGTIAMLQNPWHPAVLRLIAEVGAAGAELGKPVGICGEAAADPLLAVVLVGLGATSLSMSPSALADVRASLARYSLDDAKALARAALAAEGAAEARTAADAAAAVISTQARETAS; translated from the coding sequence ATGGAGATCACGGGAACGGGCATCGGCCAGGGGGTGGCCATCGGGCCGGTGGTGCGCATGGCGGAACACCTGCCAGAGCCGGTCGACCGGCCGAGCCACCTCGACCCCGAGCGCGAGGGGGAGCGGGCCAGGGCGTCGCTCTCGGTCGTCGCAGCCGAGCTCGCCGGTCGCGGGGCCAAGGCCGGCGGCGCCGCGAAGGACGTGCTCGAGGCCCAGGCCATGATGGCCGAAGACCCGAGCCTCATCGATGTCATCACCACACGGCTCGCCGCGGGGAAGACCGCCGAGCGTGCGGTGTTCGAGGCCTTCGCCTCCTACCGCGACCTGCTGGCCGGCATGGGCGGGTACATGGCCGAGCGCGCGGCCGACCTCGACGACATCTCGCAGCGGGTCATCGCGCACCTGCTGAAGCTCCCGGCTCCGGGCGTGCCCGACCCCGGGCATCCGTTCATCCTCGTGGCTCGCGATCTCGCGCCCGCCGACACGGCACTGCTCGACCTCGACCAGGTGCAGGGCCTCGTCACGATCGACGGCGGCCCGACCTCGCACACGGCGATCCTCGCCCGCGAGAAGTCGATCGTCGCGGTCGTCGGGGCAGCGGATGCCGCGAGTCTCGCCGACGGCGACACCGTCATCGTCGATGCCGCGAGGAGCCTCGTCGTGGCCGTGCCCACTGCCGACGAGATCGCCGCGGCGAAGGCGAGGATCGCCGAGCGCGCCGCGCAGGCCGCCGCACCGCTCGCGCCGGGCGCCCTCGCCGACGGCACGCCGGTGCCGCTGCTCGCGAACCTCGGCTCGGCCGACGGTGCGGCCGAGGCGCTCCGCCTCGGCGCCGAGGGCGTTGGCCTCTTCCGCACCGAGTTCCTCTTCCTCGACGCCGACACCGCACCGAGCGTGCGCGAGCAGCAGGCCCAGTACACGCGGTTGCTCACGGCGTTCGCCGGCAAGAAGGTCGTCGTACGCGTGCTCGACGCCGGCGCCGACAAGCCGCTCGCGTTCCTCAACGACGCGCCGGAGGAGAATCCGGCACTCGGGCTCCGCGGCATCCGGGCCCTGCGTCACTCCGAGGTGATCCTGCGGGAGCAGCTCACCGCGCTCGCCGCGGCCGGCGCGGCGACCGACGCCGAGCTGTGGGTCATGGCGCCGATGGTCGCGACCGTCGAGGAGACGCGCTACTTCACCGCGCTCGCGAAGGAACTCGGCATCGCGGTCGCCGGCGTGATGGTCGAGACGCCCTCGGCGGCGCTCATCGCCGACCGCGTGCTCGCCGAGACCGACTTCGCCTCGATCGGCACGAACGACCTGACGCAGTACACGATGGCCGCCGACCGCCTGCTCGGCACGATCGCCATGCTGCAGAACCCCTGGCACCCCGCCGTGCTCCGCCTCATCGCGGAGGTCGGGGCGGCCGGTGCCGAGCTCGGCAAGCCGGTCGGCATCTGCGGCGAGGCCGCCGCCGACCCATTGCTCGCCGTCGTGCTCGTCGGACTCGGTGCCACGAGCCTGTCGATGTCGCCGTCGGCGCTCGCCGATGTCCGCGCCTCCCTCGCGCGGTACAGCCTGGACGACGCGAAAGCGCTCGCCCGGGCAGCCTTGGCCGCTGAGGGAGCGGCCGAAGCCCGAACGGCGGCAGATGCCGCCGCCGCCGTCATCAGCACCCAGGCGCGGGAGACCGCGTCGTGA
- the map gene encoding type I methionyl aminopeptidase, with protein MFRRSIYKSPAELRSMRAAGELTAAALAEARRLLVPGATPLELDAAAERVIRSGGGRPNFQLVPGYRHTLCVSVDDDVVHGIPGDRPLRPGDIVSIDGGAEVDGWNGDSAFTVVLPDASRPDVVSSREQLNRVTEQALWHGIAALARSTHLNEVGAAIEDFVRSEGDFGILTDYVGHGIGRSMHEEPPVFNYRVDRRGPAVKPGLVVAIEPMIVGGAIDTFTRDDDWTVTTSDGSDAAHWEHSVAVHADGIWVLTAPDGGAAGLAPFGVRPTEIA; from the coding sequence GTGTTCCGACGTTCGATCTACAAGTCGCCGGCCGAGCTGCGCTCGATGCGGGCGGCCGGTGAGCTGACGGCCGCAGCACTCGCCGAGGCACGCCGACTGCTCGTTCCCGGCGCGACCCCGCTCGAACTCGACGCCGCCGCAGAGCGGGTGATCCGAAGCGGCGGAGGCCGACCGAACTTCCAGCTCGTCCCGGGCTATCGGCACACGCTCTGCGTCTCCGTCGACGACGACGTCGTGCACGGCATTCCCGGCGATCGGCCGTTGCGGCCGGGCGACATCGTCTCGATCGACGGCGGCGCCGAGGTCGACGGCTGGAACGGCGACTCCGCTTTCACCGTCGTGCTGCCCGATGCGTCGCGCCCCGACGTGGTGTCCTCGCGCGAGCAGCTCAACCGCGTGACCGAGCAGGCCCTGTGGCACGGCATCGCCGCGCTCGCCCGCTCGACCCACCTCAACGAGGTGGGAGCGGCCATCGAGGACTTCGTCCGCAGCGAGGGCGACTTCGGCATCCTCACCGACTACGTCGGCCATGGGATCGGCCGTTCCATGCACGAGGAACCGCCGGTGTTCAACTACCGCGTCGACCGTCGGGGTCCCGCGGTCAAGCCGGGGCTCGTCGTGGCGATCGAGCCGATGATCGTCGGCGGCGCGATCGACACGTTCACGCGCGACGACGACTGGACCGTCACGACGTCCGACGGCTCGGATGCCGCCCACTGGGAGCACTCCGTCGCCGTGCACGCCGACGGGATCTGGGTGCTCACGGCCCCGGACGGCGGTGCAGCGGGCCTCGCACCGTTCGGCGTACGCCCGACGGAGATCGCCTGA
- a CDS encoding adenylate kinase, with product MTASAPASARFLIVGPQGSGKGTQGVLVAEAFGVPQVSTGDVFRANISGGTELGQQVKTIVEAGDLVPDELTSALVRDRLEQPDAAGGFLLDGYPRNRGQVDDLDAFLAARGEALDAVIELEVPRDESIDRLQQRAAEQGRTDDTEEVIANRLAIYERETAPILDVYRDHGIVARVDGVGSLDEVTQRIFAALADRGLTPSAGDTVSA from the coding sequence ATGACGGCTTCTGCACCCGCCTCCGCTCGCTTCCTGATCGTCGGCCCTCAGGGCTCTGGCAAGGGCACACAGGGCGTGCTCGTCGCCGAGGCGTTCGGTGTGCCGCAGGTCTCGACCGGCGACGTCTTCCGTGCGAACATCTCGGGCGGCACCGAGCTCGGCCAACAGGTCAAGACGATCGTCGAGGCCGGCGACCTGGTGCCCGACGAGCTGACGAGCGCGCTCGTGCGCGATCGACTCGAGCAGCCCGATGCCGCTGGCGGGTTCCTGCTCGACGGCTATCCGCGCAACCGCGGCCAGGTCGACGACCTCGACGCGTTCCTCGCAGCTCGCGGCGAGGCGCTCGACGCGGTGATCGAACTCGAGGTTCCGCGTGACGAGAGCATCGACCGCCTGCAGCAGCGCGCGGCCGAGCAGGGGCGCACCGACGACACCGAAGAGGTCATCGCGAACCGCCTGGCGATCTACGAGCGCGAGACGGCGCCGATTCTCGACGTCTATCGCGATCACGGCATCGTCGCACGCGTCGACGGCGTGGGCTCGCTCGACGAGGTCACGCAGCGCATCTTCGCGGCACTCGCCGACCGCGGCCTCACGCCGTCGGCCGGCGACACCGTCTCCGCCTGA
- the secY gene encoding preprotein translocase subunit SecY produces the protein MFNAIGRIFRTPDLRRKLGFTLGIVALFRLGSFIPAPFVDFGNVQACLAANQAGAAGLYDLVNLFSGGALLQLSIFALGIMPYITASIIVQLLRVVIPHFETLYKEGQAGQGRLTQYTRYLTIALGVLQSTTLITVARSGALFPSGAPECSQLITNDAWYAILLMVITMTAGTGLIMWMGELITERGIGNGMSLLIFTSIAATFPGSLWAIGIARGWDVFAIVLAIGLLVVVAVVFVEQSQRRIPVQYAKRMVGRRTYGGNNTYIPIKVNMAGVVPVIFASSLLYLPALIAQFNTPAAGETPQPWVVWITNYLTQGSHPLYMLMYFLLIVGFTYFYVAITFNPDEVSENMKKYGGFIPGIRAGRPTAEYLDYVLTRITLPGSLYLGLVALIPLIAFALVGADQNFPFGGASILIIVGVGLETVKQIDAQLQQRHYEGLLR, from the coding sequence GTGTTCAACGCCATCGGGCGGATCTTCCGCACGCCGGATCTTCGCCGCAAGCTCGGGTTCACACTGGGCATCGTCGCCCTGTTCCGGCTCGGCTCGTTCATCCCCGCGCCGTTCGTGGACTTCGGCAACGTGCAGGCGTGCCTCGCCGCCAACCAGGCCGGCGCAGCCGGCCTCTACGACCTCGTCAACCTCTTCTCGGGCGGCGCGCTGCTGCAGCTCTCGATCTTCGCGCTCGGCATCATGCCCTACATCACCGCGTCGATCATCGTGCAGCTGCTGCGCGTGGTGATCCCTCACTTCGAGACGCTGTACAAAGAGGGCCAGGCCGGCCAGGGCCGCCTCACCCAGTACACCCGCTACCTCACGATCGCGCTCGGCGTGCTCCAGTCGACGACGCTCATCACGGTCGCCCGTTCCGGCGCGCTGTTCCCGTCGGGCGCCCCCGAGTGCTCGCAGCTCATCACGAACGACGCCTGGTACGCGATCCTCCTCATGGTCATCACGATGACCGCCGGTACCGGCCTCATCATGTGGATGGGCGAGCTCATCACCGAGCGCGGCATCGGCAACGGCATGTCGCTCCTGATCTTCACCTCGATCGCCGCGACCTTCCCCGGCTCGCTGTGGGCGATCGGCATCGCCCGCGGCTGGGACGTGTTCGCGATCGTGCTCGCCATCGGCCTGCTGGTGGTGGTCGCCGTGGTCTTCGTCGAGCAGTCGCAACGGCGCATCCCGGTGCAGTACGCGAAGCGCATGGTCGGCCGGCGCACCTACGGCGGCAACAACACCTATATCCCGATCAAGGTCAACATGGCGGGCGTCGTGCCGGTCATCTTCGCCTCGTCGCTGCTCTACCTGCCGGCGCTCATCGCGCAGTTCAACACCCCGGCCGCCGGTGAGACGCCGCAGCCGTGGGTCGTGTGGATCACGAACTACCTGACGCAGGGCAGCCACCCGCTGTACATGCTCATGTACTTCCTGCTCATCGTCGGCTTCACCTACTTCTACGTCGCGATCACGTTCAATCCCGACGAGGTCTCCGAGAACATGAAGAAGTACGGCGGCTTCATCCCGGGCATCCGTGCCGGGCGCCCGACCGCCGAGTACCTCGACTACGTGCTCACCCGCATCACCCTCCCGGGCTCGCTCTACCTCGGTCTCGTGGCATTGATCCCTCTGATCGCCTTCGCACTGGTCGGCGCCGACCAGAACTTCCCGTTCGGCGGTGCATCGATCCTGATCATCGTCGGCGTCGGCCTCGAGACGGTCAAGCAGATCGACGCCCAGCTCCAGCAACGACACTACGAAGGACTCCTCCGATGA
- the rplO gene encoding 50S ribosomal protein L15, whose translation MADEKNDAAAEAPKKAPAKKTADKPAAAKAAPKAAAAKAAPKAAAAKADSADAAKAPAKKAPAKKAAPKADVAEKREQVLKVHHLRPAPGAKKDKTRVGRGEGSKGKTAGRGTKGSKARNNIRPGFEGGQLPYHMRAPKLRGFKNPFRVEYQVVNLEKLAELYPKGGDVTIADLVEKGAVRKNERVKVLGNGDIQVKLNVAVDKVSGSAEQKIVAAGGSVK comes from the coding sequence ATGGCTGACGAGAAGAACGACGCCGCCGCCGAGGCCCCCAAGAAGGCTCCGGCGAAGAAGACGGCCGACAAGCCCGCTGCCGCGAAGGCCGCCCCCAAGGCTGCCGCTGCGAAGGCGGCTCCCAAGGCTGCCGCTGCGAAGGCCGACTCGGCCGACGCCGCGAAGGCTCCGGCCAAGAAGGCTCCCGCGAAGAAGGCTGCTCCCAAGGCCGACGTCGCGGAGAAGCGCGAGCAGGTGCTGAAGGTTCACCACCTCCGCCCGGCTCCGGGTGCCAAGAAGGACAAGACCCGCGTCGGACGCGGTGAGGGTTCGAAGGGCAAGACGGCCGGTCGCGGCACCAAGGGTTCCAAGGCCCGCAACAACATCCGCCCCGGGTTCGAGGGTGGCCAGCTTCCGTACCACATGCGTGCGCCGAAGCTGCGCGGCTTCAAGAACCCGTTCCGTGTCGAGTACCAGGTGGTCAACCTGGAGAAGCTCGCCGAGCTGTACCCGAAGGGCGGCGACGTCACGATCGCCGACCTCGTCGAGAAGGGTGCCGTTCGCAAGAACGAGCGCGTCAAGGTGCTCGGCAACGGTGACATCCAGGTGAAGCTCAACGTCGCCGTCGACAAGGTCTCCGGCTCCGCCGAGCAGAAGATCGTCGCCGCTGGCGGCTCGGTCAAGTAG
- the rpmD gene encoding 50S ribosomal protein L30 encodes MAKQLKVTQIKSKVSEKQYQRDTLRSLGLKRIGDSVVREDNPQNRGYVNTVAHLVKVEEID; translated from the coding sequence ATGGCCAAGCAGCTGAAGGTGACCCAGATCAAGTCCAAGGTGAGCGAGAAGCAGTACCAGCGCGACACGCTGCGCAGCCTCGGACTCAAGCGCATCGGTGACTCGGTGGTTCGCGAGGACAACCCGCAGAACCGCGGCTACGTGAACACCGTCGCCCACCTCGTGAAGGTTGAGGAGATTGACTAA
- the rpsE gene encoding 30S ribosomal protein S5, protein MTAEAPVETAAASEPARNERDNRRGGGRDRNQGGRDRGGRDAEKSQFLERVVTINRVSKVVKGGRRFSFTALVVVGDGNGLVGVGYGKAREVPTAISKGVEEAKKNFFRVPRVGATIPHPVQGEAAAGVVLLRPASAGTGVIAGGPVRAVLECAGIHDVLSKSLGSSNTINIVHATVAALSQLEEPRAVAARRGLDYDEVAPPRLLRAEAQAAEAAAAAKAGA, encoded by the coding sequence GTGACCGCAGAGGCACCCGTCGAGACGGCAGCAGCTTCGGAGCCGGCCCGCAACGAGCGCGACAACCGTCGTGGTGGCGGCCGCGACCGCAACCAGGGTGGCCGCGACCGCGGTGGCCGTGACGCCGAGAAGAGCCAGTTCCTCGAGCGCGTCGTGACCATCAACCGCGTGTCGAAGGTCGTCAAGGGCGGCCGTCGCTTCAGCTTCACGGCGCTCGTCGTCGTGGGCGACGGCAACGGACTCGTCGGCGTCGGCTACGGCAAGGCGCGCGAGGTTCCGACCGCGATCTCGAAGGGCGTCGAGGAGGCGAAGAAGAACTTCTTCCGTGTCCCTCGCGTCGGAGCGACCATCCCGCACCCCGTGCAGGGTGAGGCCGCAGCCGGCGTCGTCCTGCTGCGCCCCGCTTCGGCCGGTACCGGTGTTATCGCCGGTGGTCCGGTGCGTGCGGTGCTCGAGTGCGCCGGCATCCACGACGTGCTGAGCAAGTCGCTCGGTTCGTCGAACACCATCAACATCGTGCACGCCACGGTCGCAGCCCTCTCGCAGCTCGAAGAGCCGCGTGCGGTCGCCGCCCGTCGTGGTCTGGACTACGACGAGGTCGCCCCGCCCCGTCTGCTGCGTGCCGAGGCCCAGGCGGCCGAGGCTGCCGCAGCAGCGAAGGCAGGTGCCTGA
- the rplR gene encoding 50S ribosomal protein L18: MAVKSKSAARARRHTRLRKKIVGTEARPRLVVTRSARHVFVQVVDDAKGHTLASASTMEADLRAFDGDKTAKAKKVGELVAERAKQAGVEAVVFDRGGSKYAGRVAAIADGAREAGLNL; encoded by the coding sequence ATGGCCGTGAAGAGCAAGTCGGCTGCGCGTGCGCGCCGCCACACCCGCCTTCGCAAGAAGATCGTCGGCACCGAGGCGCGTCCGCGTCTCGTTGTCACCCGTTCGGCTCGTCACGTCTTCGTGCAGGTCGTCGACGACGCCAAGGGTCACACCCTGGCATCCGCCTCGACCATGGAGGCCGACCTCCGCGCATTCGACGGTGACAAGACCGCCAAGGCGAAGAAGGTCGGCGAACTCGTCGCCGAGCGCGCCAAGCAGGCCGGTGTCGAGGCAGTCGTCTTCGACCGCGGTGGCAGCAAGTACGCCGGTCGTGTCGCAGCGATCGCCGATGGAGCGCGAGAGGCAGGGCTCAACCTGTGA
- the rplF gene encoding 50S ribosomal protein L6: protein MSRIGRLPIDIPAGVDVKIDGQAVSVKGPKGELALTVAAPIEVKLEENQVLVTRPDDERTSRSLHGLTRTLIANQIIGVTQGYSKALEIVGTGYRVAQKGSSLELALGFSHPVVVEAPTGITLTVEGNNKITVAGIDKQAVGETAANIRKIKKPEPYKGKGIRYAGEVVRRKAGKAGK, encoded by the coding sequence ATGTCACGAATCGGACGACTTCCCATCGACATCCCCGCGGGCGTCGACGTCAAGATCGACGGCCAGGCCGTTTCGGTGAAGGGCCCGAAGGGTGAGCTCGCGCTCACCGTCGCCGCCCCCATCGAGGTCAAGCTCGAAGAGAACCAGGTTCTCGTCACCCGCCCCGACGACGAGCGCACCTCGCGTTCGCTGCACGGCCTTACGCGTACCCTCATCGCCAACCAGATCATCGGCGTGACCCAGGGCTACTCCAAGGCACTCGAGATCGTCGGCACCGGTTACCGCGTCGCGCAGAAGGGCTCGTCCCTCGAACTCGCGCTCGGTTTCTCGCACCCCGTCGTCGTCGAAGCACCGACCGGCATCACGCTGACCGTCGAGGGCAACAACAAGATCACCGTTGCCGGCATCGACAAGCAGGCCGTGGGCGAGACCGCCGCGAACATCCGCAAGATCAAGAAGCCGGAGCCCTACAAGGGCAAGGGCATCCGCTACGCCGGCGAGGTCGTGCGTCGCAAGGCCGGAAAGGCTGGTAAGTAA
- the rpsH gene encoding 30S ribosomal protein S8 has translation MTMTDPVADMLTRLRNANSAHHDSVSMPNSKLKAHIAEILKKEGYIADFEVTDARVGKTLTLQLKFGPNRERSIAGIKRVSKPGLRVYAKSTELPKVLGGLGVAILSTSSGLLTDRQAEKKGVGGEVLAYVW, from the coding sequence ATGACGATGACCGACCCGGTCGCTGACATGCTGACCCGTCTGCGGAATGCGAACTCCGCACACCACGACTCCGTCTCGATGCCGAACTCCAAGCTCAAGGCGCACATCGCCGAGATCTTGAAGAAAGAGGGCTACATCGCCGACTTCGAGGTGACCGACGCGCGCGTGGGCAAGACGCTCACGCTGCAGCTCAAGTTCGGCCCCAACCGCGAGCGTTCGATCGCCGGCATCAAGCGCGTCTCCAAGCCCGGCCTCCGCGTGTACGCGAAGTCGACGGAGCTCCCCAAGGTGCTCGGCGGCCTCGGCGTTGCCATCCTGTCCACCTCCAGCGGTCTGCTCACCGACCGCCAGGCCGAGAAGAAGGGCGTAGGCGGAGAAGTCCTCGCCTACGTGTGGTAG
- the rplE gene encoding 50S ribosomal protein L5 yields MTDTATQAGKIQPRLKTKYRDEISKNLTEAHGYTNVHQVPGLVKIVVNMGVGEAARDGKVIDGAIADLTKITGQKPQVTKARKSIAQFKLREGQPIGAHVTLRGDRMWEFLDRLLSLALPRIRDFRGLSEKQFDGTGNYTFGLTEQSVFHEIDQDKIDRVRGMDITVVTTAKTDEEGRALLKQLGFPFKSAESAN; encoded by the coding sequence ATGACCGATACGGCTACGCAGGCTGGCAAAATCCAGCCGCGACTGAAGACCAAGTACCGGGACGAGATCTCGAAGAACCTCACCGAGGCGCACGGCTACACCAACGTGCACCAGGTGCCGGGCCTCGTGAAGATCGTCGTGAACATGGGTGTGGGCGAGGCCGCGCGCGATGGCAAGGTCATCGACGGTGCGATCGCCGACCTCACCAAGATCACCGGTCAGAAGCCGCAGGTCACGAAGGCCCGCAAGTCCATCGCGCAGTTCAAGCTGCGCGAGGGCCAGCCGATCGGCGCCCACGTCACGCTTCGCGGCGACCGCATGTGGGAGTTCCTCGACCGCCTGCTCTCGCTCGCGCTGCCGCGCATCCGCGACTTCCGCGGTCTGTCGGAGAAGCAGTTCGACGGCACCGGCAACTACACCTTCGGTCTCACCGAGCAGTCGGTGTTCCACGAGATCGACCAGGACAAGATCGACCGCGTCCGCGGCATGGACATCACCGTGGTGACCACCGCCAAGACCGACGAAGAGGGCCGCGCGCTGCTCAAGCAGCTCGGCTTCCCCTTCAAGTCGGCCGAGTCCGCCAACTGA
- the rplX gene encoding 50S ribosomal protein L24, with protein MANIKKGDLVQVISGRSQARGGDRGKQGKVLEVLVAENRVVVEGINFVTKHVRVGQTQRGSKTGGVETQEAPIHVSNVAIVDPESKKPTRVGFRNETVTKDGVEKTVRVRYAKKSGKDL; from the coding sequence ATGGCCAACATCAAGAAGGGTGACCTCGTGCAGGTCATCTCCGGCCGCAGCCAGGCTCGCGGTGGAGACCGCGGCAAGCAGGGCAAGGTCCTCGAGGTGCTCGTCGCCGAGAACCGCGTCGTCGTCGAAGGCATCAACTTCGTGACGAAGCACGTTCGCGTCGGCCAGACGCAGCGCGGTTCGAAGACCGGCGGCGTCGAGACCCAAGAGGCCCCGATCCACGTCTCGAACGTCGCGATCGTCGACCCCGAGTCGAAGAAGCCGACCCGCGTCGGCTTCCGCAACGAGACCGTGACGAAGGACGGCGTCGAGAAGACCGTCCGCGTCCGCTACGCCAAGAAGTCAGGTAAGGACCTGTAA
- the rplN gene encoding 50S ribosomal protein L14, producing MLQQESRVKVADNTGAKELLTIRVLGGSKRRYAGLGDTIVATVKDAIPGGNVKKGDVVKAVIVRTVKETRRADGSYIKFDENAAVILKNDGDPRGTRIFGPVGRELRDKKFMKIISLAPEVI from the coding sequence GTGCTTCAGCAGGAATCACGAGTCAAGGTCGCCGACAACACCGGCGCCAAGGAGCTGCTCACGATCCGCGTGCTCGGTGGCTCGAAGCGCCGGTACGCCGGCCTCGGTGACACCATCGTCGCGACCGTCAAGGACGCGATCCCCGGCGGCAACGTGAAGAAGGGCGATGTGGTCAAGGCCGTCATCGTCCGCACCGTCAAGGAGACCCGTCGCGCCGACGGCTCCTACATCAAGTTCGACGAGAACGCCGCAGTGATCCTGAAGAACGACGGTGACCCTCGCGGCACCCGTATCTTCGGACCGGTCGGTCGCGAGCTTCGCGACAAGAAGTTCATGAAGATCATCTCGCTGGCACCGGAGGTTATCTAG
- the rpsQ gene encoding 30S ribosomal protein S17 — MAETKKASAEVDTAAELVRGYRKVRRGYVVSDKMEKTIVVEVEDRVKHPLYGKVLRRTSKVKAHDETNTAGIGDLVVISETRPLSATKRWRLVEIVEKAK, encoded by the coding sequence ATGGCTGAGACCAAGAAGGCTTCGGCCGAGGTCGACACCGCGGCCGAGCTCGTCCGCGGTTACCGCAAGGTTCGTCGCGGCTACGTCGTCAGCGACAAGATGGAGAAGACCATCGTCGTCGAGGTCGAGGACCGCGTGAAGCACCCGCTGTACGGCAAGGTCCTGCGTCGCACCTCGAAGGTCAAGGCGCACGACGAGACGAACACCGCCGGCATCGGCGACCTCGTCGTCATCAGCGAGACCCGTCCCCTCTCCGCCACGAAGCGCTGGCGCCTCGTCGAGATCGTCGAGAAGGCCAAGTAG
- the rpmC gene encoding 50S ribosomal protein L29 — MAVGTKELSPTELDTFEDERLVDELKKAKEELFNLRFQSATGQLESHGRLRAVKRDIARIYTVIRERELGIRATPAPVEVPVKAEKKTKKAKAEASEDAAAEVAETKEA; from the coding sequence ATGGCCGTCGGCACCAAGGAGCTCAGCCCCACCGAGCTCGACACCTTTGAAGACGAGCGACTCGTCGACGAGCTGAAGAAGGCCAAGGAAGAGCTGTTCAACCTGCGCTTCCAGTCGGCCACCGGTCAGCTCGAGAGCCACGGCCGCCTCCGGGCGGTCAAGCGCGACATCGCGCGCATCTACACGGTCATCCGCGAGCGCGAACTCGGCATCCGGGCCACGCCCGCGCCGGTCGAGGTTCCGGTCAAGGCCGAGAAGAAGACCAAGAAGGCCAAGGCCGAGGCATCCGAGGATGCCGCTGCCGAGGTCGCAGAGACGAAGGAGGCCTGA
- the rplP gene encoding 50S ribosomal protein L16, with protein sequence MLIPRRVKFRKQHHPGRSGHATGGTKVTFGEFGIQALTPAYVTNRQIESARIAMTRHIKRGGKVWINIYPDRPLTKKPAETRMGSGKGSPEWWVANVKPGRVLFEVSGVSEELAREAMTRAIHKLPLKARIIKREEGDA encoded by the coding sequence ATGTTGATTCCCCGTCGAGTCAAGTTCCGCAAGCAGCACCACCCCGGCCGTTCGGGCCACGCCACCGGCGGCACGAAGGTCACCTTCGGTGAGTTCGGCATCCAGGCGTTGACCCCCGCGTACGTGACGAACCGTCAGATCGAGTCCGCTCGTATCGCGATGACCCGTCACATCAAGCGCGGCGGCAAGGTGTGGATCAACATCTACCCCGACCGTCCGCTCACCAAGAAGCCCGCCGAAACCCGCATGGGTTCCGGTAAGGGTTCGCCCGAGTGGTGGGTCGCGAACGTCAAGCCGGGTCGAGTCCTCTTCGAGGTCTCCGGCGTCTCCGAGGAACTCGCTCGTGAGGCCATGACCCGTGCCATCCACAAGCTGCCCCTCAAGGCACGCATCATCAAGCGCGAGGAGGGCGACGCATAA